One genomic region from Nymphaea colorata isolate Beijing-Zhang1983 chromosome 10, ASM883128v2, whole genome shotgun sequence encodes:
- the LOC116262926 gene encoding LOB domain-containing protein 18-like, with protein MSGSSGGGGGGGGGGPCGACKFLRRKCVNACIFAPYFDSEQGAAHFAAVHKVFGASNVSKLLLHIPPHKRLDAVVTICYEAQARLRDPVYGCVAHIFALQQQVVNLQAELAYMQAHLSTLELTHQAPLPSLQPPAVPELPTTSNIANFDMSNIFDPAWSQAQQQLHHHQQQQLHQQQQVEIALRNGRNQSDQAAGGELQALARELLNRHRATAPMGSTAKALSN; from the exons ATGAGTGGCAGCAGCggaggcggaggtggaggaggaggcggcggGCCGTGTGGTGCCTGCAAGTTTCTCAGGCGGAAGTGCGTCAATGCGTGCATATTCGCGCCATACTTCGACTCGGAGCAGGGCGCCGCCCACTTCGCCGCCGTCCACAAGGTGTTCGGCGCCAGCAACGTGTCCAAGCTCCTCCTCCACATCCCTCCCCACAAGCGCCTCGATGCCGTCGTCACCATCTGCTACGAGGCCCAAGCCCGCCTCCGCGACCCCGTCTACGGCTGCGTCGCCCACATCTTCGCCCTCCAGCAGCAG GTGGTGAATCTGCAAGCGGAATTGGCTTACATGCAAGCCCACCTCTCGACACTGGAACTGACGCATCAGGCGCCCCTGCCATCCCTTCAGCCGCCGGCGGTTCCCGAGCTTCCGACCACCTCCAACATAGCCAACTTCGACATGTCCAACATCTTCGACCCTGCATGGTCTCAGGCCCAGCAGCAGCTGcaccaccaccaacagcagcagctgcatcagcagcagcaagtGGAGATCGCTCTCCGCAACGGCCGGAACCAGTCGGACCAAGCCGCCGGAGGTGAGCTTCAGGCACTCGCTAGGGAACTCCTGAATAGGCACAGAGCAACCGCGCCGATGGGTTCCACTGCCAAAGCCCTCTCCAACTAA